A genomic window from Actinomycetes bacterium includes:
- a CDS encoding DUF6483 family protein, producing the protein MGQDVAPGTSRVGTPAPGRRRPTLYQRDYILRQVEMAAQMLARILGLAKGGRRDEAIGLFEQAYQPLVGVSGRVVAALSEEQLLTLLTSGSSPDPRRVTVAVELLVTEADLLAEAGRSADATTRYRRALGLAAYLASHTGSLPDPALAARLVTRAGHLDLSPRQRLHLCRLQEALGRYADAEDSLFEVIDDDPDDTAAVDEGITFYQRLLAREDAELEAGGLPRDEVRAALSELLRRQVG; encoded by the coding sequence GTGGGGCAAGATGTGGCCCCGGGGACGAGCAGGGTCGGGACGCCGGCCCCGGGCCGGAGGAGGCCGACGCTGTACCAGAGGGACTACATCCTCCGCCAGGTCGAGATGGCCGCGCAGATGCTCGCGCGCATCCTCGGGCTGGCCAAGGGCGGGCGCCGCGACGAGGCGATCGGGCTGTTCGAGCAGGCCTACCAGCCGCTGGTGGGGGTGAGCGGGCGGGTCGTGGCCGCCCTGAGCGAGGAGCAGCTGCTGACCCTGCTCACCTCGGGATCGAGCCCCGACCCCCGCCGGGTCACGGTCGCCGTCGAGCTGCTGGTGACCGAGGCCGACCTGCTGGCCGAGGCGGGCCGGTCGGCCGACGCCACCACCCGGTACCGGCGTGCCCTGGGCCTGGCCGCCTACCTGGCCAGCCACACGGGGAGCCTGCCGGACCCGGCCCTGGCCGCGCGGCTGGTCACCCGGGCCGGGCACCTCGACCTCTCCCCGCGGCAGCGCCTGCACCTGTGCCGCCTGCAGGAGGCGCTGGGACGCTACGCCGACGCCGAGGACTCGCTGTTCGAGGTGATCGACGACGACCCGGACGACACCGCCGCGGTCGACGAGGGGATCACCTTCTACCAGCGCCTGCTGGCCAGGGAGGACGCCGAGCTGGAGGCCGGCGGCCTGCCCCGCGACGAGGTGCGGGCCGCCCTGTCCGAGCTGCTGCGCAGGCAGGTCGGCTAG
- a CDS encoding YceI family protein — MPRLLKVGLVAAVAVALLLGGGWLVLAARTADTPGTARLRPAPDRAPATGTADGEWVVAADAGGFVGYRIRERLTVVTAPSDVVGRSTAVTGTVTIARGTVTAAEVTADLSELHTDQPPRDGAMHDRGLELNRFPTARFKLGGQVPLGTVGGGQVVHVQLPGDLTLHGVTRRVTVPLEARWDGPTIQVAGSFEIRRADFGLQVPSLLGFRIADRGVVELELTLTRKGAQPAVAGSTLQHHPTVPVPGGDPFGPQSPPCRGGRPLPGGGGRLLFAAGGDTTQLWVVGADGSGLRRVGGDDASQAEPAWSPDSAHIAYTRSVPGDDQQPPTVNVIGADGKGRRDIAPDRPAGEPAWSPDGHRLVVVTAGDSGDISDLAVLNADGSGFRQLTTTAGADSGPSWSPDGRRLAFATYADAGASNEDVAVVDADGSGLHRLTTAPGYEYAPAWSPDGGRIAYVKDGAIHVMNADGTGDRQLTNGRRDAAPSWSPTGDRLAFVRDGSIFVARADGTGAACLPTGKAVVSRPAWQPAPR, encoded by the coding sequence TGGATGGCTGGTGCTGGCGGCGCGGACCGCGGACACGCCCGGCACGGCGCGGCTGCGGCCGGCCCCCGACCGGGCACCGGCGACGGGCACCGCCGACGGCGAGTGGGTAGTCGCCGCCGACGCGGGCGGGTTCGTCGGCTACCGCATCCGCGAGCGGCTCACGGTCGTCACCGCCCCGAGCGACGTGGTCGGCCGCTCGACGGCGGTCACGGGGACCGTCACGATCGCGCGCGGGACGGTGACCGCCGCGGAGGTCACCGCCGACCTGAGCGAGCTCCACACCGACCAGCCACCCCGCGACGGCGCCATGCACGACCGCGGCCTGGAACTCAACCGCTTCCCGACCGCCCGCTTCAAGCTGGGCGGGCAGGTACCGCTCGGCACTGTCGGCGGCGGCCAGGTCGTCCACGTCCAGCTCCCCGGCGACCTCACCCTCCACGGCGTCACCCGGCGGGTCACCGTCCCGCTCGAGGCCCGCTGGGACGGCCCAACGATCCAGGTCGCCGGCAGCTTCGAGATCCGCCGGGCCGACTTCGGCCTGCAGGTGCCCAGCCTGCTCGGCTTCCGGATCGCCGACCGGGGCGTGGTCGAGCTCGAGCTGACCCTGACCCGCAAGGGCGCCCAGCCGGCGGTCGCGGGGAGCACCCTCCAGCACCACCCGACGGTGCCCGTGCCCGGTGGCGACCCGTTCGGACCCCAGTCTCCGCCGTGCCGCGGTGGCCGGCCGCTGCCGGGAGGCGGCGGGCGCCTGCTGTTCGCGGCCGGCGGCGACACCACGCAGCTGTGGGTGGTGGGCGCGGACGGCAGCGGGCTGCGCCGGGTCGGCGGCGACGACGCGAGCCAGGCCGAGCCGGCCTGGTCGCCCGACAGCGCCCACATCGCGTACACCCGCTCGGTGCCCGGCGACGACCAGCAGCCTCCGACAGTCAACGTGATCGGGGCCGACGGCAAGGGCCGCAGGGACATCGCCCCCGACAGGCCCGCGGGCGAGCCGGCCTGGTCCCCGGACGGCCACCGCCTCGTCGTGGTCACGGCGGGCGACAGCGGTGACATCAGCGACCTCGCCGTCCTGAACGCCGACGGGTCGGGCTTCCGGCAGCTCACCACCACCGCCGGTGCCGACTCCGGCCCTTCGTGGTCCCCGGACGGCCGCCGCTTGGCGTTCGCGACCTACGCCGACGCCGGCGCCAGCAACGAGGACGTCGCCGTCGTGGACGCCGACGGGTCCGGGCTCCACCGGTTGACCACCGCCCCAGGCTACGAGTACGCCCCCGCCTGGTCCCCTGACGGCGGTCGCATCGCCTACGTCAAGGACGGCGCGATCCATGTCATGAACGCCGACGGGACCGGCGACCGCCAGCTCACCAACGGCCGGCGGGACGCCGCCCCGTCCTGGTCGCCCACGGGCGACCGCCTCGCCTTCGTCCGCGACGGGAGCATCTTCGTCGCGCGCGCCGACGGAACGGGGGCGGCCTGCCTGCCCACCGGCAAGGCGGTCGTCTCCCGGCCCGCCTGGCAGCCGGCGCCGCGCTGA